In one Zobellia galactanivorans genomic region, the following are encoded:
- a CDS encoding carbon starvation CstA family protein, whose translation MISFVIAIAVLVIGYYTYGKLVENIFGIDTKRETPAIRLRDDIDFMPLPAWRIFLIQFLNIAGLGPIFGAIAGAMFGPAAFLWIVLGSIFAGAVHDYFSGMLSVRHNGLSISEIVGIYLGPKMKHIMRFFTVILLIFVGTVFLMGPAKIIDGMTGNMWNLWVWVGIILAYYILSTLLPIDKMIGKLYPVFGIAMLLMALGLLIALFFGDYQIPELTPANLRNMTTDPKATPLFPILFVTIACGAISGFHATQSPLMARCMQNERLGRKIFFGTMITEGVVALIWAAAAMTFFGNVGGLNEAMLANGNNAAWAANEISLNMLGHVGGILALLGIVAAPITSGDTAFRSARLILSDIFKNDQKKIKNRLYISVPLFIIAFALTQIDFGIIWRYFAWSNQTLATVVLWTITAYLIYEQKMFWITLIPALFMTMVCTTYILIAPEGFQLDNDLAYMGGGILTLIISLLFWYYAVQRKKVFAQLM comes from the coding sequence ATGATATCGTTCGTTATTGCTATTGCTGTGTTGGTTATCGGATATTACACCTATGGAAAATTGGTGGAAAACATCTTTGGTATCGATACAAAAAGGGAAACCCCGGCAATACGCTTACGTGACGATATTGATTTTATGCCCCTGCCCGCTTGGCGCATATTTCTTATCCAATTTTTAAATATCGCGGGCCTAGGCCCCATTTTCGGGGCCATTGCAGGAGCCATGTTCGGTCCTGCCGCCTTTCTGTGGATCGTACTGGGAAGTATTTTCGCAGGAGCCGTCCACGATTATTTTTCGGGCATGCTCTCCGTTCGCCATAATGGATTAAGCATAAGTGAAATCGTTGGAATTTACTTAGGACCTAAAATGAAACATATCATGCGGTTCTTCACGGTGATACTCTTGATTTTTGTAGGTACCGTTTTTCTGATGGGGCCGGCAAAAATCATAGACGGCATGACCGGTAATATGTGGAACCTTTGGGTTTGGGTAGGAATAATTCTCGCCTATTACATTTTATCTACCCTGCTGCCGATTGATAAAATGATAGGCAAACTTTATCCCGTTTTTGGTATTGCCATGCTTTTAATGGCCTTGGGTTTGCTCATTGCCCTATTTTTCGGCGATTACCAGATTCCAGAACTGACGCCTGCCAACTTAAGGAACATGACCACCGACCCCAAAGCAACCCCACTTTTTCCCATACTTTTCGTAACCATAGCCTGTGGAGCCATATCAGGCTTTCACGCGACCCAGTCGCCACTCATGGCACGTTGTATGCAAAACGAGAGATTGGGCCGAAAAATCTTTTTTGGTACGATGATTACCGAAGGCGTAGTGGCCCTTATATGGGCGGCGGCGGCCATGACTTTTTTCGGAAATGTAGGCGGACTCAATGAAGCCATGTTGGCCAACGGGAATAACGCAGCTTGGGCGGCCAATGAAATATCGCTGAATATGTTGGGGCATGTAGGCGGCATTTTGGCCTTATTGGGTATTGTAGCGGCCCCTATTACATCTGGTGATACCGCTTTTCGCTCGGCAAGGCTGATTTTATCCGACATTTTCAAGAACGACCAAAAGAAAATCAAGAACAGGCTCTATATCAGTGTCCCTCTTTTCATCATCGCTTTTGCCCTTACCCAAATCGATTTCGGAATAATATGGAGGTATTTTGCCTGGAGCAACCAAACCTTGGCCACGGTTGTCCTATGGACGATTACCGCCTACTTGATCTACGAACAAAAGATGTTTTGGATTACCCTTATACCTGCCCTTTTTATGACGATGGTATGCACCACCTACATTCTTATCGCCCCGGAAGGCTTTCAATTGGACAATGACTTGGCCTATATGGGAGGCGGTATCCTTACCTTAATAATCTCGCTGCTTTTTTGGTATTATGCCGTTCAGCGCAAGAAAGTATTTGCGCAGCTGATGTAA
- a CDS encoding FAD-dependent oxidoreductase, whose amino-acid sequence MRNVLTFLCIIFSSFYVLSQDMLVEAESFDNPGGWVVDPQFVEQMGSPYLNAHGMGKPVENASTKVNFKKSGTYHIWVRTMNWVPGEWEAPGRFQLKVNQTVLDTVLGTRSGWGWQYAGQAKINKKQATHIELQDLTGFNGRCDAIYFSTKKTTPPSSLKKLTAWRQEITAEPNAPEDLKTYDLVVVGGGLAGCAAAIAGAEQGLKVALIHDRPVLGGNASEEIRVHTEGIYGNFERILTKIDTKHYPNGSAEAKFDQQKRDQNVKSYENIDLFLNWRAYDAISEDNSIKYVDARQTFTGERKRFTAPYFVDSTGDGWIGFWAGAEFSYGRESVDTYGEHWEEHGELWSPKEADNAVMGSSVLWGSTDTDTPQSFPEVPWAMPVAKDYAEVNGEWQWEFSRNDLSQIDDAEEIRDHMLRAIYGSFSNAKKDEVNKNRRLEWVSYLVGKRESRRLVGDHIFTFNDAKEGRKFPDGVVIEKRAVDVHYQTVLEDEKNPDFISEALFYRGPQYYIPYRSLYSKNIKNLFMAGRNFSCSHAGLGGPRVMLTTGQMGAAVGYAASLCKKYEVMPRDIYTGYLDEYLNLIEEQKYEKIPTSKK is encoded by the coding sequence ATGAGAAATGTATTGACCTTTTTATGTATAATTTTCAGCTCGTTTTATGTCTTATCACAAGATATGCTTGTTGAAGCAGAGAGTTTTGACAACCCTGGCGGTTGGGTCGTAGATCCACAATTCGTGGAGCAAATGGGCTCGCCTTATCTCAATGCGCACGGCATGGGCAAACCTGTAGAAAATGCATCTACAAAGGTTAATTTTAAAAAATCGGGCACCTATCATATTTGGGTACGTACCATGAACTGGGTTCCCGGCGAATGGGAAGCCCCCGGAAGATTTCAATTAAAGGTAAACCAAACCGTGCTCGACACGGTTTTAGGAACCCGCTCCGGTTGGGGATGGCAGTACGCCGGACAGGCCAAAATCAATAAAAAACAAGCCACTCACATTGAACTGCAAGACCTTACGGGCTTTAACGGGCGTTGCGATGCCATCTATTTTTCGACAAAAAAAACCACGCCCCCCTCTTCCTTAAAAAAATTGACCGCTTGGCGTCAAGAAATTACCGCCGAACCCAATGCCCCCGAAGACTTAAAAACCTATGACCTGGTAGTTGTCGGTGGCGGACTGGCAGGTTGTGCGGCAGCCATAGCAGGAGCCGAACAAGGACTGAAGGTTGCCTTAATTCATGACCGGCCCGTCTTAGGCGGGAATGCCAGTGAAGAAATTCGGGTACACACCGAGGGCATTTATGGTAATTTTGAGCGCATCCTAACAAAAATTGATACCAAACATTATCCTAATGGATCGGCCGAGGCCAAGTTCGACCAACAAAAAAGAGATCAAAACGTTAAGAGTTACGAGAACATCGACTTATTTCTGAACTGGCGTGCCTATGATGCCATTTCCGAAGATAACAGTATCAAATACGTAGATGCCAGACAAACCTTTACAGGGGAAAGAAAACGGTTTACGGCCCCCTATTTTGTCGATTCTACCGGTGATGGTTGGATCGGTTTCTGGGCAGGTGCCGAATTCTCGTACGGTCGGGAAAGTGTCGATACCTACGGAGAACACTGGGAAGAACATGGCGAACTATGGAGCCCGAAGGAAGCCGATAACGCCGTCATGGGTTCTTCCGTACTTTGGGGGTCTACCGACACCGATACGCCCCAGAGCTTTCCTGAAGTACCTTGGGCCATGCCGGTCGCAAAAGACTATGCCGAGGTCAATGGCGAATGGCAGTGGGAGTTTAGCCGAAACGACCTAAGCCAAATTGACGACGCCGAAGAAATACGCGACCATATGCTTCGTGCCATATATGGTTCGTTTTCCAACGCCAAAAAAGACGAGGTCAACAAAAACCGAAGGCTGGAATGGGTTTCTTATTTGGTCGGTAAGCGCGAATCAAGACGATTGGTGGGCGATCATATCTTTACGTTTAACGATGCCAAGGAAGGACGCAAATTTCCCGATGGTGTAGTTATCGAAAAACGAGCGGTAGACGTGCATTACCAAACGGTCTTGGAAGACGAGAAAAATCCAGATTTCATTTCCGAAGCCCTTTTTTATAGAGGACCACAATACTACATTCCTTACCGAAGCCTGTATTCAAAAAACATCAAGAACCTGTTTATGGCCGGGCGTAACTTCAGTTGTTCGCATGCGGGACTCGGCGGACCGAGGGTTATGCTTACCACGGGACAGATGGGTGCGGCCGTAGGCTATGCGGCTTCCCTATGTAAAAAATACGAGGTTATGCCCCGTGATATATACACCGGCTATTTAGACGAATACCTGAATTTGATCGAGGAGCAGAAATACGAAAAAATTCCCACCTCTAAAAAATGA